Proteins from a single region of Melanotaenia boesemani isolate fMelBoe1 chromosome 3, fMelBoe1.pri, whole genome shotgun sequence:
- the LOC121637327 gene encoding N-acetyltransferase 8-like, which yields MQLLIRQYCPSDKDTVLKLFSIGILEHIGPCFQNAMTSPLYLTITLFLCVAGYLLGSVSGALLLPAAWVGLIYYCCHELYAGYVRERCRTDMQDIVGNYLSRPDDCFWVAEAEVDGRTHIIGMVAVMAKQSGREKYGELFRMIISPHSRRMGLGYKMTQTVIDFCRERGFSKVVLETSSTQMAAVALYSKLGFSLLLSHKDTHAPSWIVLLTTVTILRMEKDL from the coding sequence ATGCAACTGTTGATCCGCCAGTACTGTCCCTCAGATAAGGACACAGTGCTTAAACTGTTCAGCATCGGCATCCTGGAGCACATCGGCCCTTGTTTTCAGAATGCCATGACCAGCCCTCTCTACCTCACCATCacattgtttctgtgtgttgctGGCTACCTCCTCGGCTCTGTGTCTGGGGCTCTGTTGTTACCAGCAGCGTGGGTAGGCCTCATCTACTACTGCTGTCACGAACTATATGCAGGTTATGTAAGGGAAAGGTGCCGGACAGACATGCAGGACATCGTTGGAAACTACCTGAGCAGACCCGATGACTGTTTCTGGGTGGCTGAGGCCGAGGTTGATGGGAGGACGCACATTATTGGTATGGTGGCTGTGATGGCCAAACAGAGTGGAAGAGAAAAATACGGAGAACTGTTCAGGATGATCATCTCACCTCACTCCAGACGGATGGGCCTGGGTTACAAGATGACCCAGACTGTGATTGATTTCTGTAGAGAGCGAGGCTTCTCTAAGGTGGTGTTGGAGACTAGCTCCACTCAGATGGCGGCTGTGGCTCTATACAGCAAACTGGGGTTCAGCCTTCTGCTctcacacaaagacacacacgcTCCCTCTTGGATTGTTTTGCTGACCACAGTCACGATTTTAAGAATGGAAAAAGACTTGTAA
- the LOC121637326 gene encoding N-acetyltransferase 8-like → MQLLIRQYCPSDKDTVLKLYINGILEHIGPCFQNAMTSPLYLTITLSLCVAGYLLGSVSGALLLPAAWVGFMYYCCHELYAGYVRERCRTDMQDIIGNYLSRPDDCFWVAEAEVDGRTHIIGMVAVMAKQSGREKYGELFRMIISPHSRRMGLGYKMTQTVIDFCRERGFSKVMLETTSTQMAAVALYRKLGFSLVLSHKDTHAPFWIFLLTKVTILRMEKALIT, encoded by the coding sequence ATGCAACTGTTGATCCGCCAGTACTGTCCCTCAGATAAGGACACAGTGCTTAAACTGTACATCAACGGCATCCTGGAGCACATCGGCCCTTGTTTTCAGAATGCCATGACCAGCCCTCTCTACCTCACCATCAcattgtctctgtgtgttgctGGCTACCTCCTCGGCTCTGTGTCTGGGGCTCTGTTGTTACCAGCAGCGTGGGTAGGCTTCATGTACTACTGTTGTCATGAACTATATGCAGGTTATGTAAGGGAAAGGTGCCGGACAGACATGCAGGACATCATTGGAAACTACCTGAGCAGACCCGATGACTGTTTCTGGGTGGCTGAGGCCGAGGTTGATGGGAGGACGCACATTATTGGTATGGTGGCTGTGATGGCCAAACAGAGTGGAAGAGAAAAATACGGAGAACTGTTCAGGATGATCATCTCACCTCACTCCAGACGGATGGGCCTGGGTTACAAGATGACCCAGACTGTGATTGATTTCTGTAGAGAGCGAGGCTTCTCTAAGGTTATGTTGGAGACGACCTCCACTCAGATGGCGGCTGTGGCTCTATATAGAAAACTGGGGTTCAGCCTTGTCCTctcacacaaagacacacacgcTCCCTTTTGGATTTTTTTGCTGACCAAAGTCACGATTTTAAGAATGGAAAAAGCCCTGATCACCTAA